The DNA window CGAACCTTGAAGCTTGTTCGTAAGGGTATCGCTATGCTATGCTTAATGCTTTGTTGTGGTTCTTCTTTGATGCTGCTCTCTAAAATTTTTGCCCTTAGTAGgaaaaaattaacatttttttagcTTCTACCGTATGTATCACATCTTCTGTTATTAAAATGATGGAGAACGTGTTCTGTAAATTTTTTCTGTTGTTGGAATCTGCAATGTAATGAAGATGCTGTTGGTTGATTGGTTTCAGCTGCTGAACATAAGTGCTTGAAGAGAGGAGTAAAGGAAGTTGTCAAAAGCATAAGGCGTGGTCATAAAGGGTAAGTTTGTTAGTATTACATTATTCCATGaaccttctctttttcataaaaggaagataaaaaaaactcataCTCAATGGGGTTATGTGAATTCTGGTtttcattttgtggtttttcatTGAGCAAAAGGAATGTGGTTTGCCTAATTTTGGTGTGTTTGTTCTGTGAGTGCAGAGTGTGTGTTATAGCTGGGAACATATCacccattgatgtgatcactcACGTTCCTATCTTGTGTGAAGAGGCTGACATTCCCTATGTTTATGTGCCCTCCAAAGAAGTATGTACCTTACCCATACTTTTGTTTTTATGTCGTATAGattatattgttattgttattggaattattacaacTATAGGAAGAAAAGAACTGTTGTTCAAAGATGCTGTGTTCATGAATGTTCAGGATCTTGCAAGTGCTGGAGCAACAAAGAGGCCTACTTGCTGTGTGTTGGTGATGACCAAGCCTGCAAAGGGAGAACTGGAGAAAGGGGAGCAAGAGAAACTGAAGTCAGATTATGATCAAGTTGTAACTGAAATTAATGAGATTGCAGCTACACTTTTTTGAAACCAGTAATACATGTATTTATGCCCGCTGTACCAGTTGGCAGTTGGGTTAACGTTATCAGTAGAGTACCTTTTGCAATCAATTTATTTGGCGTCGTTTTTCTAGATGGGTTAATATCTGTGTGGATTCTACTtgccactatttttcctttctatttagtttgctttatttttcttctttcaatgGATCTACTGAAGCTATGGTTATCGCCATTGAATTTGGTATGGTATTTGGTTCATTAAAACATCTTTTgactgaaattacttaacaattTTTCATTAGCAAACCGGGAACGATACATTCGTATGGAATGAGCAATGAAATTATTGTACTTCTTGTTTACTCAGCAAACTTGGTAAGATCAATGGGAAGTGTAAAGCCCATTAAGATGAAGTTTAATACTTGACTCCACAAAAAAAAGTTGATGAATTattttaagaacaaatatattgacaatcaaaatataccatcATCCCATTGTCGTTACACATAGATGGCTGTGTTTACTGTTTAGAGACACATTTGGCATATACTTATTACTTATTAG is part of the Arachis duranensis cultivar V14167 chromosome 1, aradu.V14167.gnm2.J7QH, whole genome shotgun sequence genome and encodes:
- the LOC107469124 gene encoding H/ACA ribonucleoprotein complex subunit 2-like protein is translated as MGSDSEAEKSAHKEKERKKMLALAPIAKPLAGKKLCKRTLKLVRKAAEHKCLKRGVKEVVKSIRRGHKGVCVIAGNISPIDVITHVPILCEEADIPYVYVPSKEDLASAGATKRPTCCVLVMTKPAKGELEKGEQEKLKSDYDQVVTEINEIAATLF